From the genome of Prunus persica cultivar Lovell chromosome G8, Prunus_persica_NCBIv2, whole genome shotgun sequence:
TGTTATTTTGTCccaaatttggttttttccaaattttggcCCCTTCATTTTATTGAATTGGGAGAAATTTTGAGCtatattttggatttggcTTCATAGGTTGGAGATAGCCTAAaggtaaaaacaaaattttctcaAGTAGTGGGGGGTCAGGCCCAGACATGGCTCTACAAGTGGCATGGATATATATGGTTTGAATGGAGAAATTAAGACCTTGGTTTCCTTATTTGTGCCTTATCTGGAACAGATCCACTCGATTATTTTGGATATACGAGTTGGAGGGGTTTCTATTGGAGGCTAGGGTTCAAACTGATTGGATTAGAAAGAATAAATATCCTTTATTAGTACTAGTGTCCCGAGATCATGTCTCGGCTTTTAAGTCGTGGGTCTAAAGTAAAGGGGTTGGTGTAGTGATAACATATGGGATAATTATACTTCAAAAATGCACATAATGGGATCGTGGTGAGATTATCTTTTATGCTATTCACATTCATTTTTGAACACCAAGCATGACATCATATTAAGCTAATCTAAtcctactatttattatacCCATAAAACGAGTTATTGTACTAGATTTTGCCTTTAATGAACATTCTTAGAGGATTTAACTTGGAATATTATTCTAATATCGGAAAGATAATGAACATTCTTAGAACATTCGTAGGGGATTTAACTTGGAATATTGGAAAGATAAGTGGCTCATTATCCACGTGGCCTTTCCGTATTGGTTGTGTTATTAGAGGTGGCACCGTGGCACACTGTTTAATTTTGGTCTTCTTTTGTCCTAGTCTTCTAACACGaaacaatttctattttgtttctggcctatatatgtacatatacatGTACTTGTTATTAACACGTAAAAATATTATCATGtactattttttatgaaattaataacAAAAGAATAGTAGGAGACGACTATTCTAGAGTGCTAATAATCGTTCCAGAGATTTATTTATCGCAATTGATAACATTTTTCGCCATTCAATTCAACTTCATTTCATATGTTGAATAGGCTATGGTAATTTCATGACACTACTACAATTCATGCCTACAATTAAGTTTTATGAACTACCCTGTACTCCTAAGGACAGGGCAGATTGAGGCTGTCTCTTGGGAAGAAGTACCCAATTTTTCACCCTTCAAAAGACTTCCAAGCAGTTGTCCAGGGTCGTAAAAGAACTCCACCTTCACAATTTTGTTGTGCTCATCCACCTGTTTGGGAAAAACAATCCCCTAATCAATTACTTAATTAATAGAAATGGACAAAGATAAGATCGTTCATACATAGTGTTATGAATCcactcaaattataaaatgtgTACATCATGAACCAACAGTCAAACATCTCAAAATCCAAATCAAACTAGACGAGCTTTTAACCTACTTAGAGAGGCCGAGTAGGGTTAGAGAAGTACCGTAAAAATGGACATTCCACACACTTCAAGTTTGCCTATTTCTTCCAGGGTTATGCCTTTCCTTCCTGATATTTGttgattaattattaattattaccATTTAGACTGAAAGTGTACTTAGTGGGATCAAGTGTCTTGAAATCATCAAGGTTGGCCTTATGGAAAAGCTCCATCTCCCATGTCTTTACAAGGTTCTGCACCTCTTCTTCTAGTGACCCAGGTGGCCATATCTGACATATATAAgcttattgagggatccctcaaataagcttatttgagggacaccctttgtaggccccactccggattgtatttcactaatccaaaccgtctattttgtagatattcattcaaagatcatctctacaaaaaatcacttgaatccgatatcatttgaccactcaattgagttattgaaattttagtattttcttgaagaaccgtgttcattgattttgtaagacacaattgaatgtcgaaacggtttccgatttgtctaattttttgtaaggatgatctatgaatgaagacctaaaaaatagatgatttggatcattggaaaaaaaattatagggtaccctaaagggcgtccctcaaataaaattatttgagggatccctcaatagaaggggactgtatatatatatatatatatatatatatattataattaatcATTTGTAGAATGGCATCAATAGTCGCACCACAGAAGTCATCAATGACATAATTACAGATGGTTACAGACCCCTGGGTCTGCATATATCCATTACTTATCTCATCCTGATGAAGATATCCACATATATCCTAAAAAAGACACGAAGAGTTATTTATGGTTATCAAAATAATGTGCTTACATGTGAAGctgttcaatgtcaaaatcacATGCACTATCTTTTCTCTTAATAAGGTAAGGTGGGTTGATCATTCCTCCACACAAAACACAGCATTCCGCAGCAGTAAATAATCATCAAACAACTCACATTTTGTAATGTAGCAGTGGAACTCCTTCCCGTGCTGAAGATTTGTTGGTAATTGTAATGTAATTACGTTCAATTGCAGAATGAAGCTTCCTCAGCATGATCCATGCGGGAATAACCAAACAGCCTCTGCATCTCCTACTTCAGCTGAATCATGGAAGCATGATGTGTTTTTGAGTTTCCGGGGTGAAGACACTCGCAGGGGCTTTATTTCTCATTTAGACCGTGCATTGGCGTACTGGCAAGCAATGACAACTTTCAAGCACGACCGAGACATTGAAGTAGGACCAATTTCTCCGGAGCTGTTGACCACAATTGAACAATCACATCTTGCCATCATTGTTCTCTCCCCCAATTATGCTTCTTCCACGTGGTGCTTGGATGAACTTTCCAAGATTCTTGAATGCATCCAGGAGCAGGACACCAGAATTCTGCCAATCTTTTATAATGTGGATCCTTCCGATGTACGAAACCAAAGGGGGAGTTTTGCGGAAGCCTTCACTAAGCATGAAGAAAGGTTTAGTGAAGATGTAAAGAAGGTGAATCGGTGGAGAGctgctttaagaaaagtagCGAATCTATCTGCGTGGGATTCAAAGAATTATAGGTAAGTGTACATATCCATGCATGAACAACTTGCTTGTGTCTTAACAAGAGCCCTACTTGGAGGTTACTTTTCAGTTCTTGCCTTAATCAATAACCTTGGAGGTTATATTTACGGATTAATGgttattttgcttttcttcCTTGTAGGTCGGAAGCAGAGCTTGTCGAAGAAATTGTCAAATGTGTGTGGAAGGAAGTCCATCCTACATTCATGTTGTCAGGTTCTCTAGAGAATTTAGTTGGAATTGATTTTGCACTTAAACAACTACAATTGCATTTAGCTCCCGAAGAAAATGACGTCCGCTTTATAGGGATATGGGGGATGGGCGGGGTAGGCAAAACAACCCTTGCTAACTTAGTTTTTCAGAAAATTTCCCATCATTTTGAACATAGCCGTTTTCTATCTGatgtgagaaagaagaagctcTCAGATCtgcaaacacaaattcttttCCCCATTTTGAAGGGAGATCATATTTGGGATGAATGGGAGGGAACCTTTTTTATTAAGAAGTATTTATGCAATAAAAAGGTACTTCTCGTCCTTGATGATGCAGATCAATTAAGCCAACTAGAAAAACTGGTTGGAGAGAAAAATTGGTTTGGTGCGGGGAGTAGAATCATCATCACAGCTAGAAATGAATGTCTACTAGTTCAGCATGGTACAATGAACCATAAGGTCGATGTGTTAAGTGATGATGAAGCTCTTGAGCTCTTTTGTCAACATGCCTTTAAGAATGATCAGCCTGAGGAAGGTTTTCAAGAACTGTCTCAGCATTTCCTACATTATGCAAAAGGCCTTCCATTAGCTCTTAAAATT
Proteins encoded in this window:
- the LOC18766965 gene encoding pathogen-related protein; its protein translation is MELFHKANLDDFKTLDPTKYTFSLNGRKGITLEEIGKLEVCGMSIFTVDEHNKIVKVEFFYDPGQLLGSLLKGEKLGTSSQETASICPVLRSTG